In Urechidicola croceus, a single window of DNA contains:
- a CDS encoding HTTM domain-containing protein, producing MSFQPDMIWQFAQFIKEKYSTKNMDDCSIYVVSKVSLNGRTFTNIY from the coding sequence ATGAGTTTTCAACCTGATATGATATGGCAATTCGCTCAATTTATAAAAGAGAAATATTCTACCAAAAACATGGATGATTGTTCCATATATGTTGTTTCAAAAGTATCACTCAATGGTAGAACCTTCACAAACATATATTGA
- a CDS encoding HTTM domain-containing protein: MFISCFFHVITYDLFNIGMFPWLMIFGSLIFISIDEWKYLFSK, encoded by the coding sequence ATATTTATTAGTTGTTTTTTTCACGTAATAACTTATGACCTTTTTAATATTGGAATGTTTCCTTGGTTGATGATTTTTGGTAGTTTAATCTTTATTTCTATTGATGAATGGAAGTACCTATTCTCTAAATAA